In Oreochromis niloticus isolate F11D_XX linkage group LG12, O_niloticus_UMD_NMBU, whole genome shotgun sequence, the DNA window CACTGAAGTAAAGCAAATATCTGTACAGCAGTCACATGCAAAGAAGGATATAGTATGTGAGAGTCACTCTGAAATAATTCCTGAGGCCAAAGCCTGGATGAACTCTGAATTTAGATGACACATGTCCGGGATCAAATTATTCAAATGAGCTAAGGAATGCTCACATGAATGCAAATAATGTACAGCTAAGCTGAAAATCACATCTCCCTCCCTTTAGGTCTCTTAAGGCAGCAACAACTGTCCATTTCTTTGAATTTAATTGAGTGTGCTACTGTCACAGTCTGATAGTTCTTCCACTGCAGTGGGCATCACAGTCCTAtttctgctgctgtctctgatCATATCAGACTACTGTGGGCGTCCATACATGCACAGATTATCAGAATGGGTGGGGGGTACTTAAATGAGAGGTATACTGATGTTTTCAGCTcagttaatattaaaaaaaatcacagggTTGTGCTGTTTAAAGACTAAAGCTGCTATTGTTGCTGGGAGGAATCGTGACACTGCATCCAAAAGACCCAGCAGCCTGCCCTCAATCTCATCGTGTTTAATCCTGTTAAACTCAGGTCAACATTTTAGGACCTGTGATTCAGAGCAAACCAATATTATGTACAGAAATCAGTCACCGGCTACTGTTAAGTGATAATAAGCATTAGTACTGTAGTTTATCACAGCCAACAAATATGGTGAACTGCACGCACAAGTACGAGGTATTTATAAACTGTCAATCACAGCCAGAGACTACAAACTACAAACAGCGAAACAACTCTTCAAATTTAACAAGTGAAAGATTAAAACACCCTGCCACTGAACGCATCATTAAATAAATGTATCTCTGTCGTTTTAATTGGATAAAGTCAGAGAAGTTGCAGTTGTTACCTCCTGACGCCAAATGGACAAGAAGCGACCACCAAAGCAGACCACAAAGCCACAACTTCTTCTTCTGGGTGTTTTTCCCAACAGAGTCCATCTTCCTCGTCTCGGTGGAAACGCTAATGTTTAGCCGGCTGTGGAGTCACATATTTACAGACTGGTTTTCACTTCTTCGCGCTTCGCTAACGTGATATAAAGCGTCTAAAAGCTGGTCGTCCAACCGGTCAGCGAACGTGCGCACTGCCCGGACAGTCAGCAGGAGACCCCGAACTGAAGCTCCTACCGACCCTCGCCAAACTCCGCCTCGTGCGCGTCCATGCACGgggaatttcaaaataaaagccaggGGCGAGGGAAAACGCTGCAGGGTTATTCAAGCAAACGGCGGCAAGTGGAAACAAAGATtgaaaatgtaaacagaaaTTTGGTGAGCACATAGTGAAGCTGAATTAGAGTCATTTGCCGTTATTAAAATGCAATCACATTTAATCCAATATCTGGGAATCTATTTTAACCAAAgcataatttaaaataattaatgggGAAAATGCTGCTGATAAGAGAACTAAAGAATTAAATGACCATTGCCAAAAGGAGGAAAGCATTAGCAAAGTGCTTagaatcagttttttttttttttaaacatttgtgcCCAAGCCACCTTAAAGGGCTAAAAGTTTCAAGGCACAACTGTTGGCTTAATATGGCCAACTGTTTTCTGTTGACAGTTTTCAGGTGTTTTACTTGTGCTTGTGTGCGTGTTTACAGACAGGAGAAGGTGATCAGTTTTACCTCCTGGTTATATGTCAGGGAATCTGCTGTACTAATATAGTATGTTTAAATGCCAgttattacttttttccccaTGTATAATAATATTTGGTTGACAGAAGAATCCGAGAAAACACCTGGACTTGCCTTATGGCACAGTATTCGGGAACAGCTACTCtaaataatttctttgtttGACTAGCCCATAAGGAGTCCAAGGCTCAGCTTAACATAACACTAGGCAGACACAAACATTATAATCTATTAAGGGCAATTATGGCTATTTGGTATTCCAAGCGTGAGTCCATTCCTTCTGCAGTCCaatcatagaaaaaaaacaaattttgaATGTTGTAAAATGTGCAGTTTAGCACACTTcatctctgtgttttctttacCGGTTTTTACTCAGTGAAATTCAAATGTTTGTAAGGCTGTTAAGCATGAATGTAACAAGTGCTTGGTACTGTCTTTACATGTAAATACACAGATAATATATGAACATCTAGCATACAATCTTTGTAAATAAGATTTAGAACTTTTACATTTAAAGGCAATcaagtttgggttttttgctcTGCATTGAAGATCTAAAACATTTATGATGTTTTTGGTTGCCTGTGAAGCaataataataagtaatgaAATGTTAACAAAAgataacatttgaatgaaatatttaattcaATAATAGGTATTTTGTATCTGGATTTTAATATTGTGTGTAGTGAGCTTCCTAATTATCCCTACTGCTCTATAATTGATTTCACTTTGTGATTACTTGTTTAACAGCACTATAAAGAGCATCTCTCCAGTATAATCAAAGTACTGTTAAAAATAtcatattatttttataaaatcagaGCTTCAAAGAATCAAGTCAAACTCATAATTAAATGGTTAATTTTAatttacagtacagtacaaTTCAGCACATATTGGAGCTGTGCGAATACTTTTCTAATCACGGCCAGTCAGCAGATACCCAGAAGTTTTCTGAACTCTTCTTTGATGTATCTGTAGATCGGATGGTAGAGGCGTCTGTTTGATATCATGAGGTCAACGGCAGTCTCAGTGTGGGCGACTCCAGGAAGCAGATTCAGTGACATCTTAACAGAGCGCAAAGTGAGAAGCTCAGAGAATCTTATGGTAGATTCAGCAGGAACCATAATGTCATTGGTCCCATGAAGCAAAGCGAATGGAGGCAATCTGTCAGAATAAAAAGGACTGTAGTAAATAAATGTCtatagtgtgtttgtgtttccaaTAAAGAATTGATGTATTAGATTTTAGAATTGGTGttaaagccatttttttttttatccttttccGCTCACCTGTTGACTTTATCCTGGCTGAGCTTCTTTAGTAAGTGTGTTGGTGAGTAGTATGGAAAGTTTTTCACACCATTCATCGCTTTGTGCATGGGGGACACTCGTTCGACTCCTCGTTTCTGTTCATGCTCATAATGGTCCATGATGTTGTAGACGCCGCTCAGACCTGTCCGGTGAATATAAAACAATTAGTCTACCTTATTAAGAATAACAGGAAAGAAAGAGGTCATTTTTTGATTAAGTtgttaattttcattttttttaaatgtgaaaatatgaAGTACTTATAATAAAATAGTAATATAAGTAAAGGTGTCTGTAGCTTAGGAGACAGAACAGGTCATCTGCTAATCAgatggttggtggtttgatccctggttggttcagtctgcatgccaaatatctgCGATGTGTTCATcacagtgtgaatgttagataaaaaGCACTTAGACATAGAAAAATAATGTTTGTGGGAGTGCTTGAATGAGGCAAGTTACATAAAGccctttgagtgctcaggtagagtataATACAATCTGGTAATACAAGGGTGAAACAAACATCACAATATTGAAaatttgtatatatttaatCACTGTAGAAGAAGACCATTATGGAAAAATGTTGGAAGATGGGTACGTTAAGACAAATACTAATATTAAATGATGAACTTAATTTCTTACCAATAATTCCTCTTATCGAGAGCAAGACTTCCTGCTGCTTGCCTGGCTCTATGGAAAGCTCCTCTCTTGTATCAACAAGAAACAGTGTGGTGAGTGTACACAAATGTGCACCTGCTGAATGCCCAATTAATACAATGTTGtcctataaaaaaaacaaaaaaacccccacacacaacacagaacaGCATGCTGTATGTGATTAtacatttttacttactgaagATTAAGTTAATGCACAGATacacaatgattttatttttaaaaaggctcTGACAAAGATAAATTACAAGCATGATTAGTCTGCATATAGGGGCTCAAAACTTAGCACTGCTTTAATTCTAGACCGACACAGCCGAGCAGCAGTCTTTTGGAGTTTTCCCCGGGCAGTGAGAAAGTTGGTAAATATCAGAATATCAGGAGTCCTTGCATGCCTAGCTCTGTGCCTAGCACAGAGGTAACCGGTTCATTATTAATTTTATAAAGAATACTTAAATAATACTAAACTGTCTTACTTTGTCAAAGTTGAATTTCTCTCCATTCTGGTGGGCCCAAATCAAGCAGTCAGCGATATCTTGGACCATCCCTAAAACATTCCCCTGCCAATCACAGTCAACCAAGAGTCAGTTTagaaacaagtttaatatttaacattgaAGTTCTTCTTTGTCCTGTAAATTTACCTTTTTTGTTTACctaatttaaattcaatatgtATTTTATCAACTCACATACATATGCGATAAAATATTATCATTCATAAGTTATGATTCAAGGATGTTATGACTCATAACATCCTTGTGATTactgtgtgttgttttaaagcTCTTACCTTTGGATATGTGCAGTAATCAGGACAAATTACAGTTGCTTTCAGTTCTTCAGCCATCCGACTCCCCAGTAAACAGTAAGTGGACCTTTCTCCTGTGCCCCATGCACCTCCGTAGACAAATACTACCACCTGTGATGGTAGCTTCCCTACATTTGGAGGGTGGTACAAGTCCAGCTTGTTGCCTCTGCGGCCAAACGTGATGCCCTGTTAAGCGttcacacaaacaaactgatTACTGACACATTTTTCAGCACTGATTCAACTGAAAACAGGCAGATTTcaagaaaaatcaaaaaaacaGGACAACTCAGCGAGTTATGCTTAACACACCTTTTCATAATACTTTAGATTCCTCTCATCGTTATACCATGACTTCAGCTGAAAGTAAACTTTCCAATACTGCAGGTATTTGAGAAGATCCACTATAGCGAGGGTCAGACGATATATTCGCCTGATGAAGAGGCCAAAAGCGTAAATGAAAATTACAAACAGACTGCTCAATGAGTGGgccaataaaacaaaacaaaaaatcaaacaaaacaaaaagcaaaaatttTAAAAGTTACCTTGGATTAAGAGCTTCTATGTACTTCCTATACCCAGGCTTGTCAGGCCAACCATAAATCCACTGACAGGCTAAACAGATGGAGTACAGCAGGCCCACCAACATGACACCCACAGTCACAGACAGTGACATGTAATATTTTATATCAGACCTTTAAAAGCAACATATATTATGTTAAGATTCATTAAAAGTACACTTAGTTTGTGATCTTCGAGAAGGTTATACTTGAGAGGATCTTACATTCTTTATGGCTTTATCTTTCTTATCtgcaaacataaaaaatataaattataagtaaCAAAACATAAGCAACAGAAAACAGTATAAATTGTTTTCAGAGAAATGGTGGCACAAAGTTATGATTGCAGTTTTCAGAAGTTCGTCATATTAAGGCTCATTTTGTAAAGGCTTTTAGTTGTAACTACTTAATTTATAAGTTTAATAATGTTTTACTTAAGCTGTAATTATTAACAATG includes these proteins:
- the LOC100711052 gene encoding probable isoprenylcysteine alpha-carbonyl methylesterase ICME, translating into MSDIKYYMSLSVTVGVMLVGLLYSICLACQWIYGWPDKPGYRKYIEALNPRRIYRLTLAIVDLLKYLQYWKVYFQLKSWYNDERNLKYYEKGITFGRRGNKLDLYHPPNVGKLPSQVVVFVYGGAWGTGERSTYCLLGSRMAEELKATVICPDYCTYPKGNVLGMVQDIADCLIWAHQNGEKFNFDKDNIVLIGHSAGAHLCTLTTLFLVDTREELSIEPGKQQEVLLSIRGIIGLSGVYNIMDHYEHEQKRGVERVSPMHKAMNGVKNFPYYSPTHLLKKLSQDKVNRLPPFALLHGTNDIMVPAESTIRFSELLTLRSVKMSLNLLPGVAHTETAVDLMISNRRLYHPIYRYIKEEFRKLLGIC